Sequence from the Fragaria vesca subsp. vesca linkage group LG4, FraVesHawaii_1.0, whole genome shotgun sequence genome:
ATATTACCTAGCTAATTTTAGTATTTCTTTTCAGCTTTCACGAAAATCACGTGCTGACACATTGTTTGGACTTTGGACATAGAGCGTACTGTGCACTAATTGATGTTAGATTACAATCAATTACATTTTCTGAGGTGTTGGTGAGAGATCTCTGTCAGTTGTTTACATATGAGGTTTGGTTAAACATCGTTTTCGTCTTTAATCATGCTAGGCGATCATGTCAATCAAATGCATGTAGTTAACTGACCATATAGAAAGGTTTAGGGCATGTAATTATGTATATTATGATGAAGTCTGCACCAATTTTCGTCTTCATGTTGGTTCATATGAAAATAACATTGCAAATTTGTAATCCCACTTCCCACCAGGAGCCATGCCATGGATTCTGTGACAATTCCAAGCGGACCAAGCGTCGTGAAAGATTCAAAATGTCCACAAACGATTCAAACTGCCACACGGGGTTAATTAGTTAAGATTAGCTAGAATTGCTTCTCTATTCACTAGAATCTTTATTTCCCTCCCTTTCTTTGTGCAAAGATTACATTTCCCTTACAATTTCAAGCTCAGAATTAATTTACATTTCACATGGAGAATACAATAGGAATATTTTTTTATAATCATAATATTTTTTGTATATAAGTAATGACAGTTAAAGAGGGGCAGGCTTCTTCTATAATGTATCCAAACTATGTTAGTCGCTACACATCTCCAAGGAACAACTAACTTTTGGATAGTCTAAGACAACAAGATCAAAGATAAAAAAGTTAAGGATTCCAATGTTGATGCTGGATCTGTGTGAAATTTCACGTTTGATATGCTCTTTTCTGTTTTGTTCACTGAATTTGTAACCATATAACTAACAAAATTTTATCCACTACTGATTACTTGGTGAATACAAGGTTTTAGCCATTAACCAATTGAATTTCGTTCGCTAAATTATCAGTTCCTTCCAACATCTCGCTTGTATAAGTTGTCTCTATCATGCATATGAGTTAACTCGATACAAGTATCCTATCAAAGTATCAATCACATTGTTCCAAAGCAAAAACAAACAATGTTACAAACAAGTCCAAATCTTTCCCTCAAAGCATCACAATTCATGGTCTTTTTACTTGCTATCCATCGTCACGTTGATAACATGTGATCATACGTGGAAAATGTGATCGATTCCTCTATACCAAATCGATCATAATAAGTATGACAAGTTCATAGCCCATCCCTATCCAGCTAATAAACAAACCATTCAAATCCAACCCCAATTGCTTCTAAGTTTAAATTGCACCCAGAAAAACCAGTCTTTCAAGCATTCATGATTTAGTAGCAACAGCAACACATTTAAACAGACTAAACATAGACAAATAAACCAAGAAAGTTAAATATGAGATCGATTGAGAGCACCAGGTTCTTAACTGCTCGAGCAAACTGACGCACTTCATCCGGTATAGATATGAACACCGATGGCGATAAGGAAGATGGTGAGAAGCCCAAAGTAGATGATGGCATGTACGACAATGGAGGCACCACTGGTCTGCATGTTCCCAAACTCCACCACTCTCCCCTTCCCGGGTATCTGAAACAGAAGCCCTGGAGTCAACAGCACAAACAGCACCACCGCTATGATCACTGGACCCCAATCCGCCATTGTCGCCCTTGTGTCTTCAGAGAGTGAATGAGAGAGGACCCTTTAGAACGGTGTGGAAGATCTGAGAAGGTGAAAGTGGGGATGGAGTTTGGAGGATTTGAGAGACAAGTGCGTTGATTTGATAGTTTTGTCGTGACAAAAACCGAGTGGGAGTTTTGAGGTGTCAGGCTTTCAACGGCTGTGATCTTCTAGGGATCTTTCTTTGCATTGGGCTAGATTAGTTTCGCAGCTGTTGGGTTTGGCCCAGAGGAAGTATAGGTTTTTTGGAAGTTTGTGAAGGGTGTCCTGAATGGAATAGGAATTGTGGTGTGTGATTCCCAATTATGCTGAGCAACAACATGATTTTACCTAAAGTAAAGGCATCTCCAACGATGGTTGTCATACCCAAACTCATACTCAAAACCCATAAAAATTTATCTCCAGCAATTAAAACCCATACCCAATTCTGAGTTCCTACTACACAGACGACCCAAAATGGGTCGAGTTGCAAGGAGGAAACCCAAAACTACAGGCGTGGGACCCAGATGGCAGCAGAAGGCAGCAGGTGCACGTGAAAGACTGGGCAGCGACAGGAGCACGCGCAGCGAGCTTCGTCTGTGGAGAACGCGCGCTAAAGACAGAAAAAGGGGCAGGCCAGGAGCGCGCGGGAGCTGGAGACGCGCAAACCACGCGTGAACGGGAGATGCACACCTGCGGCTGAACCACGTGAGCTCGCTTCTGACCCTCCAACGGTCCAAAAACGCTCGGCCCAGATTGAATGATCATTCAAATCGTCAGGTCCAGAAAAAATAGGCCGAAAATTAAATAATTTGAATGAAAAAAACTTGAAAAATAAGAAAAAAATTTGGGTATGAGTATGGGTTTTGATATAATGATTGGAGATGAAATATGAGTTTAAATAGTAATGAGTTTGGGTAACTCAAAATATGGGTATGAGTTTAGGTATGACAACTATTGTTGGAGATGTCCTAAGAAAAGTGGTTTTTTAGGAAGGTGGTCTGTGATTCCCAATAATGCTGGGTAAGAACATGATCCTAGTTGAAGTAAGAATAGTAGTAGCTTGCCAAATTCGGCAGAGAGCTTACTCTATATAAAGGAGTGACTCTCATCTATTTTGTTTACACATTACTCTTTGTTCAATCTGCTCGTCAATTTCTTGCTCGATTCAACTTCTTTTTCAGTTGCGGCGAAACTTGTTTCTGTAATCATGTTTGTGGAGGGATTGGCTCAGATAGGGGGAGTCGCTAAGGCTCAAATAGCGAAGGTCATGATGATGTTTGACACTAAGCCTAAGGTTAACGGAAATCTAGAGTCTGTTTCTGGTGAAAAAATCGGGTTTGTTTCCATGCCGAACCGCAAGCCGAAGTATGTTTCTTTGCGGACACCAACATACAATCCCGAACGCTACAAACCCATAGTATCTGATCGTAAGCGACCCAAGTGGATGCAACCGAAGCTCACTGGCGATTGGGTGAGAGATTTTGGATTAACCAAATAGTGTGACATTGCTTCCGATCTTGGCAAAGTTTGTGACAACAATTATGAAGATGTATTTTTTTTTTAAATTTCCATCTAGAACAATTGTAATGAATTGAAATCCTTTGAAGTAAAGTTGAAATAGAAACCCTTGCTCTACAAGTTTTGTGTATCAGCTGAATTGAGATTATTTGATTCTGTGTGGAGGTTCTTGACAGCCAATTAAAAGGTTCATAATTTTACTACTTTTTTCCCATAGTTCAATTAATTAGCTAATGAATTCATATAGTTTAGTTGTTACCTTCATGAAGTGATCGAATGAACAACACAAATCATTGATACATAATGTTTAAGCTAATAAAATAAACGACACACTAAATTTTACTAAAACTGATAATACGTACATATACTAGCTAGCATGCATGATTTCATCCTGTGGAGATATGGACACCTATAGCAACGAGTAAGATGGTGAGCAGTCCAAAGTAGATGATGGTATGCACAGCTATGGAGGGAAGACTTGTCTGCATATTCCCAAACTCCGCCACCCTTCGCGTGGCCGGAATCTGAAACATGAGCCCCGGAGTCAACAGCACGAACAGCACCACCGCTACAACCACCGGTCCCCAATCTGCCCCCATCACTTGATTACTTCCGATCTTTATTTTGTTTCTGAGATGAATCGTAAGGAAAGAGAGGAAAGGAAAGAAGAAAGCCTGCAGGCATTTGACGAGCAGATAGGTGCATGTGGTGAAGAAGATGATCGAGGTCGAAGGTAAGGTCGGTTTAGGAGGACTCGACAGAGGGTTGGGTCTCGGGACGCAGCAGTGAGGGGACAAGTGCACGTTTAGACGCGACTCTGATGCTTATCAATTCGTGTCCCGACTCTGATGTTTATCATAGCGAAAATTATCATAGTTAAATCTCTGTGGATTTTTATATGACCTGGGTGTGCAGGAACAATAATTTGCAAGCATATCCTTCAAAATTTTATATATATTAAGTTTCTCATGCAAAATCACTTCCAGTTACATATTCAAATTAACTTATTGGATTGATCACAACTGGGAGGGGACTAGGTAATGTCTCTAAATTTTGATACATGAAGCTTTAGTTTAGGAACGAGATGATAAAATTACATCAATTCAAGTTTATCGGAGGTAATATAAGTTTTCGATCAATTCTTCGGTAAACTAAAAGATCTCTAATGATCATGGCCGGACCTTTAATGAAATAAACAAAACAAACATATATATATATATATTTATTGTTTCGTGATATTTTGTAAGCAAAACAAATAATAATAAATGGCTCGTCATGAAAACAAAAAAATGACAGATTTCGAAGATATAAAAGTGATACAAAACTTATATTGGGGAAGAATACACTTGAACTCCAAGTCCCAAATAATGAAATGAAAAAATATAATGAGGGAAAGAAACAGAAAAACGTATAATACATTCCAGTATGTGATAATATATCCACTAGCTAGCTATAGCCTGTCTGCCTGTGTGGATTTGGATTCCCACTGCCAAAACAAGGATGGTAAAGATGACAAAGAAGATGAGTGTGTGGATGATGATGGCCTTGCCATTTGTGGTGAAGCTCCCAAAGTCAACCTTCTTGGAGTTTCCAGGTAGCTGGAATAGGAGTCCAGGAGAGAGCAGTATGAACAACAAGAACCCCAGCAAAACGGGTGCCCAATCCAACATCTTCTACGTTTTGCTTGTTATAATATCTGATAACATATATCTAACTGAACAAAAACCACAGGGCACAGGATTTCGCTATTTATAAAACACATGCTTAAGAAGCAAAGCAGATTCCAGAAAGAAAGAAAAAGTTTATTAATTCCCTCAGCTAGCCTTTAAGTTATTTTGTATGGCATAGCTTTTATATGTGATCGATCATCGATGTGATTTGATTTCAGGTCCCATGGCAAAGTTGATAGCATAAGCATCCAAAATCAAAAGCCTCCAAGTTAACCAAGCTAGGCATCTTTTGCTTCATACATATTTGAGGTTGCAATTGCATCATGATCAAATTTGACACCAGAACCACTATTAGCCATTAGGGCAAAGATTCTCACGCAATGGTCGTTTTCCTCTTCTCTAAAGAAATGCATCTTTGAGATGCCTTACATAAACCCTACTACAAGAATCCAACAATGTACCTTTTATGTTACAAAAGGGTTCAAGCTCTTTATCCCGGCCGGGAAAACAAAAATGAACAGTTGTTTAACTTTTTGTTCGCAATACCGAACATTACAGTATTAGACTATTAGTAACTACTTAGAATTGAAATCGATTATACTAACACAACTAGTAATAGTAAACAAACAAGCTAAAGTAATTATGAATTTCTTCCCGATCATCTAATTTAAAGTAAGAAATTTCTCGTTGTAAATCGCATTAAAGATAGACTTGCATGCATTTTAAAACTTTATAATTCACATAATAATACATAAAACCATCAATTTATGTACACACAGAAAAGAATGATATCCATCGATGAAAGTATGAAACATGAAGGCAAGTAAAACCCAGAAATATGATATAAAATCATAGATTGGAGCATGCAGATATTTAAATATTTGATTTTCATTTCGAAATGACCGGAAAGTACTCACTCGGAGCCTTGACCATAAGGTCAAAACCGTAACTCCACAATTGATCACCGGAAAATAACAAAATAAAATAAAAGTCGTAGACCTCATAAAAGCGCCCAGTAAAAATGGGGAGGTATTTTCAGTTAGGAAAGCGTTGACGTGCGGGGCTTTGATTGGTCCACTTTCTAATCGTCCCATTTTCTGGAGAGCCAAAGGGTAAAATCTGTACGGCTCGCTTCTCGAGGTCTCCTTCTCCCCCGTTCTCTCTCTCTCGCCGGTCGGAGAATCCAGGTGTGCCGCCGACCGCGAGTCCTTCCGTTTTCAAATTCCAAACCACCGTACTCTGCAATCCAGTCCCTCACAGCGCCCTAATCTAATCCAATCGTTTCTTCACAGCTTCGTGCATGGGCGAAAAGATTGAGCTGCTCTGACGAGGTCTTCGTTTCGTCCGGTAAGGTCTCCGATTGGGATTGAGAGTTTGGAAATGAAATTGTGATTTGATTTTGAATTTGTGATTGTATTGAATCCGGTGATTGGATTTCGGTGCAGTTTTGTAGCGTAGAGCTTGTGTGATTGAAGAGCGACGATGGCTAGTCAAGGCGGTTCTTCGAGGAGAAGCCTGTCGTTGACGAACGCATCGTTGCAGGAGAAGAAGAAATCCTCTGACCATCTCCATCATCATGGAGCTGGAGGAGGCCATGAGCCATCCAGAAAATCGACTTCGTCGGCTCGTCCTCCAGTGTATTCCTTACAATTTATCATCATATTCATTTATGTATTCCACAGTTTTCTTCTCAAAAATAATTCCGAAACCGATTGTTGGTTCACAACTTCACAATTTGTTTTGGATGTGACGTGAGCCTCGAAACTCAATATATATATTGATAGAGTTTGTTAGGGTAGTTAGTTGAGACTCTTCACGCTGTTGTAGTGTGCACATAATTATTAGGGAAACTTGATTTAGAGATTGTGTCTTGGAGTGTAAGTAACTAACATAGGTTTAATCTCTGCTTGGATTTGGTGGCAGGGGGTTAGCAGGAGAGCGAACAGTAAAGCGGCTGCGGCTATCAAAGGCTCTAACAGTACCTGAAAGTACTAGTGTTCAAGAGGCATGTCGCCGGATGGCTGCTCGGAGAGTTGATGCGTTGTTGTTAACTGACTCTAATGCATTGCTTTGTGGAATACTTACCGACAAGGTATGGCATTTGTAGTTTTTTGAGGACTTGCGTTCATGGATTTTATTGGCCGTAATGTTTTCTATGTATCTACTTTCTGTGGTTGAAGGACATAGCAACAAGAGTTATTGCACGAGAGCTTAGTCTTGAGGAAACACTTGTTTCTAAAGTTATGACGAGGAACCCAATATTTGTACTCTCTGACACTCTTGCAGTCGAAGCCCTTCAGAAGATGGTTCAAGGTTGGTAATAAAAGGGGGGAATATTATTCTTTGGCTTACTGCTATCCATCTGTGCTTGCTGTTTGTATATGATGGTGATTTGTCTTTTACAGGAAAATTCAGACATTTGCCTGTGGTGGAGAATGGAGAGGTCATTGCTTTACTTGATATAGCAAAGTGTTTGTATGATGCCATTGCGCGAATGGAAAGGGCAGCTGAAAAGGGAAAGGCTATAGCTGCTGCTGTGGAAGGTGTTGAAAAACATTGGGGCACCTCTAGTTCTGGTTGGTAGAGAGTAGAGTATTATCATTTTTATTGCAAATTATGCTATTTAACATTATGCAATTTCTTTGTTTGAATATGTTTCTTTTATGTTTGAGATTCCTGAATATTAGAGTCTGTGTTTGTTTTATTTTCTTTGAGATGCAGGTTCCAATACATTTGTTGAAACACTTCGTGAAAAGTTATTTAGGCCATCGTTGTCTACAATCATTCCGGAGAATACAAAGTAGGTAATATTACTTTATGTGTTATATGTAGCCACATTATTATTAAGTTTATACAGGTTTTCATTTAACGGATAGATATGTCTTCCAGGGTCTTGACAGTTTCACCCACAGATACAGTTTTGGCAGCAGCAAAGAAGATGCAAGAGATGCGAATTAGTTCTGCAGTTGTGACAGTTGATAACAAGCCACGAGGAATCCTTACGTGAGTCTTTGTGTGTGTGTGGCTTTTATTTTTTTATTTTTTTTACAGCATGTTGCAAAACAATTTTATAAACTGCTTAATTCTAATCATGTCATCTTTGGATAGAAATGAATCATAATTTGTAGTTTTGACTCTTGTCAGTTCTAAGGATATTTTGATGCGGGTCATATCACAAAATCTTTCTCCGAAGACCACCCTTGTAGAGAAGGTATGTGCCTAGCAATCTGATATTTTCTAATATGGGGTGTGCTGATGAAAACTGTAAACTAATCACTCAGTAATTGTGCCCATTAGATATTAGAAGTTATATTATCTGCTGATGCCATAGGGCACTTCAGTGACTTCACCTTATGCTTGTATAAGTGGAGGAAAATAATCCAAACTGCAGATCATCATACTTTTGATTTTCTTAATAGGTCATGACTCCAAATCCAGAATGTGCCTCAGTTGATACACCAATTGTTGATGCACTGCACACTATGCATGATGGAAAATTTCTGCACCTGCCTGTAGTAGACAGAGGTAAGATGATGACTCAATAAGAGTATCTTCCCCCTTTTTTTGTATTGCATTATTAAAAGTAATAGATGACTTAAAATTCTGATAATTATGGATCAATGAATACAGATGGAGCTGTAGTTGCTGTGGTTGATGTAATTCATATCACTCATGCTGCTGTGGCCACTGTAAGTCAAGTCCCTTCCTATTGTTGATTGCTACAATTTAGTAGCGGTGAAATAGAAAATTTGACATCATTTTGTATCTAAACAGGTTGGAAATAGTGCTGGAGTGAGTAATGAAAACGCAAATACTATGATGCAGAAGTTTTGGGATTCTGCCATGGCCTTAACTCCAACTGATGAGGATGAGGATTGTCGGAGGTATATATTTGTTTATCTGTATGTGCAGCGACTTGCTGTGAAATTTTAACTTCGTTTTTCCTTTTCTATGGGCTTAAGCATTTTCATTATCATTGCAGTGAAAATTCTTTAAGACTGGCTTCAGAGGGAGCAGAGACTAGGGTGTCACATCCCTTTCCATCAACAGTTTTTCCAAATACTTTTGCCTTCAAGCTTCAGGATAAGAAAGGCCGAATGCACAGATTTACTTGCAGTATGTTCCCTGTTCCCAGCAGCCAATGAAATGAGTGTATCTGTGTGTGCATATCATAGATTGGCATGTTATAATTTCAAAACATCTAATCCAGGTTTATATATACATGCTACAATCATAAATCGACAACCGCTCCTGACTGGTTTTCTCTGTCTTTTCTTTCTCTTCAGATATTCAGAGTTTGACTGATCTTATAACTTCCATTATTCATAGAATGGGAGATGACATTGACCGGCACAACCTTCCTCAAATTTTGGTATTTCTCTGATCACCACTGTACATGTTGATTTATCTACTTATGAGTCATACTGTGTAGAGAGTACTTTCTCACCCTAATCTTATTTTAATGGGTGGCACATTCTGTAGTATGAAGACGAAGACCATGATAAAGTACTATTGGCATCCGATAGTGATCTCGCTGCAGCCGTGGACCATGCAAGGCAAGTTGGTTGGAAGGTATGATTTTCGTGCCTACTGTCATGCAATGCTTAAATGGAAAACGTAATGTCATAACTGTTCTGAGTGTGGAGCTATTTTTTATTTTTGGCTGATAATGATGAAAGGATCAAATGGTATAATTCTTTTGTTTGAGACATTAGTTTCTGTTACAATTTTCCTGTACTTCGTGTGGAGCTCAGTGAAGTTTTGACAACAAGAATGGTCGATTCCTGCAGGGCTTGAGATTGCATTTAGATTTCTCGGGAACAGCTGGTCGTCGTCGAAAAACTACAACTGCTGGAGGAAGCGTGGATTATGCTTATGCAGATTCTGCTTGGGCATCAGCATACAGTGCCGCGGCAGCTGGGGCTGCACTTGTAGCAGGCTTTGGCGTTTTGGCATACTTGAAAAGATCCGGCAATAATTGATACCATTTTTTTGTATTGCAGCCTAAGACTGAATGTCGTAGAGCAGCAGAACTTGTGCTTTTTATACATCCCTTACACATATAACAAGCGAAAAAAAAATCAATTTTTAGTAACGATTATTTGCTCAGATATGTCTTCTCTGATGCGTACCAATTTACGCAGCTTCATGAACTGGTGTAAGAACTAAATGGTGCTACCTGAAATGTACAAGTTCTTTGATTCAGGGACTTTGATTGTTTGATTATAAACATTGAACAGTAGGTTCTTAATTTTCTTTTGATGGTTCTAAAGATAAAAAAAAAAATGAAAACTTGTTTGTCGGTTCACCTGTCCCCAAAATGTTCTATTTTCTATGAAACTTGGGAGTTGGGAGTACTACTAGCAGAGAAGAGGAAATTTCCCATGGTGGAAATCTCTGACTTTGTTGTATACCTTAAATCCTTAATCCTTAAGTTGAAAACAAAGTACTTTGCTTCTTTGATTGAGAATTCGAATTCATGCTACTCTTATTTTGTTTTTGTCTTCCCAATGGTCCACATCAATGATCACCTCCAAGCATGGCCAATTTTTAAACAAGGAAGCCCGTGATTTGGGCCAGAAACAAATTTAAAGAGGGACATGTCGCCAGAACCAATTTGCACAAGTCTCGGATTCACATGCAGTGCATACATTTTATATAGAAGTGTGTATGTGAGAAAATAGAGCAAGAACAAGAAAGAATCCAAGTGTTTTTTTGACACAAAATCCTCTCATGAGGTTGCAATTTGTTACAAGTTGCAAGCATGCTGTGCTTCACATGTTTGGCATTGGAGATTAGACATGTCATAGTGGAATATTGACATGTACTAGTGACTAGCCCACTGAAACAGTGTCTGAAACAGTGTCCCCGATTACACAATTCTGTGTCCCAAGTTTCCTTTTTTATTTTTTTTATTTTTTTATAAACCAATTATGTAACCCCA
This genomic interval carries:
- the LOC101301965 gene encoding CBS domain-containing protein CBSCBSPB4-like, with amino-acid sequence MASQGGSSRRSLSLTNASLQEKKKSSDHLHHHGAGGGHEPSRKSTSSARPPVGLAGERTVKRLRLSKALTVPESTSVQEACRRMAARRVDALLLTDSNALLCGILTDKDIATRVIARELSLEETLVSKVMTRNPIFVLSDTLAVEALQKMVQGKFRHLPVVENGEVIALLDIAKCLYDAIARMERAAEKGKAIAAAVEGVEKHWGTSSSGSNTFVETLREKLFRPSLSTIIPENTKVLTVSPTDTVLAAAKKMQEMRISSAVVTVDNKPRGILTSKDILMRVISQNLSPKTTLVEKVMTPNPECASVDTPIVDALHTMHDGKFLHLPVVDRDGAVVAVVDVIHITHAAVATVGNSAGVSNENANTMMQKFWDSAMALTPTDEDEDCRSENSLRLASEGAETRVSHPFPSTVFPNTFAFKLQDKKGRMHRFTCNIQSLTDLITSIIHRMGDDIDRHNLPQILYEDEDHDKVLLASDSDLAAAVDHARQVGWKGLRLHLDFSGTAGRRRKTTTAGGSVDYAYADSAWASAYSAAAAGAALVAGFGVLAYLKRSGNN
- the LOC101296283 gene encoding uncharacterized protein LOC101296283, which produces MGADWGPVVVAVVLFVLLTPGLMFQIPATRRVAEFGNMQTSLPSIAVHTIIYFGLLTILLVAIGVHISTG
- the LOC101294753 gene encoding uncharacterized protein LOC101294753, encoding MADWGPVIIAVVLFVLLTPGLLFQIPGKGRVVEFGNMQTSGASIVVHAIIYFGLLTIFLIAIGVHIYTG